In Catenulispora sp. MAP5-51, a genomic segment contains:
- a CDS encoding TetR family transcriptional regulator has translation MSALQPASAEPRPAMRDALVAAAVGLFAEHGFDATTIDDIVARAGVGRRSFFRYFPSKESVVFPDHEGTLARMSAFLADESGFGQDPVARVCDAARMVLAMYAADPEFSLARYRLTRQVPALRTHELAVVRRYESALAAFLRARYAGRADGGLRADVVSAAVVAAHNHALRGWLRSDGRGDPAELVEHALEWVRATYADDIPSAPRAAEPEEDVMVVVARRGTPMWRVVQRVQEAVE, from the coding sequence ATGTCCGCCCTCCAGCCCGCCTCCGCCGAGCCTCGGCCGGCGATGCGCGATGCGCTGGTCGCGGCGGCGGTGGGGCTGTTCGCTGAGCACGGCTTCGATGCCACCACCATCGATGACATCGTGGCCCGTGCGGGAGTCGGCCGCCGTTCCTTCTTTCGCTACTTCCCCTCCAAGGAGTCGGTGGTCTTTCCCGACCACGAGGGGACCCTGGCCCGCATGTCGGCCTTCCTCGCCGACGAGTCCGGCTTCGGTCAGGATCCGGTCGCGCGGGTCTGCGACGCCGCTCGCATGGTCCTGGCCATGTACGCGGCCGATCCCGAGTTCTCGCTGGCCCGCTACCGGCTGACGCGTCAGGTCCCCGCCCTGCGTACGCATGAGCTGGCGGTCGTCCGCCGCTATGAGAGCGCCCTGGCCGCGTTCCTGCGGGCCCGCTATGCCGGCCGGGCCGACGGGGGTCTGCGGGCCGACGTCGTGTCGGCGGCCGTGGTCGCCGCCCACAACCACGCCCTGCGCGGCTGGCTCCGGTCCGACGGTCGCGGCGACCCGGCCGAACTGGTCGAGCACGCCCTGGAATGGGTCCGCGCCACCTACGCCGACGACATCCCCTCCGCCCCGCGCGCCGCGGAGCCGGAAGAGGACGTCATGGTGGTCGTCGCCCGGCGCGGGACGCCGATGTGGCGTGTCGTGCAGCGGGTTCAGGAAGCCGTCGAATAA
- a CDS encoding YidB family protein, which yields MADTPDLGKMWKQLTDSVGGGMGEALEKLKKSSIGEQVQSWIGKGENKPVNADQVTEAIGQDRMEKIAQQAGTTPEQAAQTMADKLPGMVDKMTPDGQLPDPQSIKSNVAGATQSNPAGAAKSTMDNAMGNTPTGAQPQPARTNPNPPPM from the coding sequence ATGGCCGACACCCCGGACCTGGGCAAGATGTGGAAACAGCTGACCGACAGCGTCGGCGGCGGCATGGGCGAAGCCCTGGAGAAGCTGAAGAAGAGCAGCATCGGCGAACAGGTCCAGTCCTGGATCGGCAAGGGCGAGAACAAGCCCGTCAACGCCGACCAGGTCACCGAAGCCATCGGCCAGGACCGCATGGAAAAGATCGCCCAACAGGCCGGCACCACCCCCGAGCAGGCGGCCCAAACCATGGCCGACAAGCTCCCCGGCATGGTCGACAAGATGACCCCCGACGGCCAACTCCCCGACCCCCAGTCCATCAAGTCGAACGTAGCGGGCGCCACCCAGAGCAACCCCGCAGGCGCAGCCAAGAGCACGATGGACAACGCCATGGGCAACACCCCCACCGGCGCCCAGCCCCAGCCAGCCCGCACCAACCCCAACCCGCCCCCGATGTAG
- a CDS encoding RNase A-like domain-containing protein: MARPSGWDILSLDGDPTPGAVESVEALAKEFGDFAHDVESAYRSLNSFGSDATALQWVGQTAEAFKDQFGPLPGRLQKLYISYSEASDALSSYAPKLQAAQTKADSALHQAKDAAVDLQRATTSANSAASDLKSAQQSHAVNPDQQALADAQTAHDSAQASLKNAQAHMAALTAQAKQAYDDRIDAAKNCAKALHHAQSDGIHNKHWWQHVASSVLSTAGEVLSDVGHFAEGMAYELEDVLKALFSPNSLLGIAQTLAGLMLMVAGAGGEVGGVVLDATGVGAVLGIPAAAVSAGLITAGGALAGKGLYDWMAAMANGDYNAWPRGKRGGAKPAKLRDADPGGDQQYGGHAYDKHVGESNEELGDRLYDTRNDENPPDEVSTYETYEDERRFSQMVIDQNNAQITNWLSKAKPGSTRDFEVDTLGEVTGRKLTREDWENKLPSKPVLGARVVIRADPAAPNGYYILTSFPTGIDAATWLP, from the coding sequence ATGGCGCGTCCATCTGGCTGGGACATTCTGAGTTTGGATGGGGATCCCACGCCGGGCGCCGTGGAGTCGGTTGAGGCTCTGGCCAAGGAGTTCGGGGACTTCGCGCACGATGTGGAGTCGGCTTATCGGAGTCTGAATTCCTTCGGCTCGGATGCGACAGCGTTGCAGTGGGTGGGCCAGACCGCTGAGGCGTTCAAGGATCAGTTCGGTCCGCTGCCGGGGCGTCTACAGAAGTTGTATATCTCCTATAGCGAGGCCTCCGACGCCCTGTCCTCGTACGCACCGAAGCTGCAGGCTGCGCAGACCAAGGCGGACTCGGCGTTGCACCAGGCCAAAGACGCCGCGGTCGATCTCCAACGTGCCACCACCTCTGCGAACAGCGCCGCGTCCGACTTGAAGTCGGCCCAGCAGAGCCATGCCGTCAACCCCGACCAACAGGCTCTTGCCGATGCCCAGACAGCGCACGACAGTGCGCAGGCCAGCCTGAAGAACGCCCAGGCCCACATGGCCGCGCTCACCGCGCAGGCGAAACAGGCCTACGACGACCGCATCGACGCAGCCAAGAACTGCGCCAAGGCGTTGCACCACGCACAGTCCGACGGCATCCACAACAAGCACTGGTGGCAACACGTCGCCAGCAGTGTCCTGTCGACTGCCGGCGAAGTCCTTTCGGACGTCGGACACTTCGCCGAAGGCATGGCGTACGAACTCGAAGACGTCCTCAAGGCGCTGTTCAGCCCGAACTCGCTTCTCGGCATCGCCCAGACGCTCGCCGGGCTGATGTTGATGGTCGCGGGTGCCGGCGGCGAGGTCGGCGGCGTGGTGCTCGACGCGACGGGGGTCGGTGCCGTCCTCGGTATTCCGGCGGCCGCCGTGTCGGCCGGGCTCATCACCGCTGGCGGCGCTCTGGCCGGCAAGGGCTTGTACGACTGGATGGCCGCGATGGCCAACGGCGACTACAACGCCTGGCCCCGGGGCAAACGGGGCGGAGCGAAGCCGGCGAAGCTCCGCGATGCCGACCCGGGCGGAGATCAACAATACGGCGGCCACGCATATGATAAGCACGTTGGGGAAAGCAATGAGGAGCTTGGCGATCGGCTCTATGACACCAGAAACGATGAAAATCCGCCGGACGAGGTGTCGACATACGAGACCTACGAAGACGAACGGAGGTTCAGCCAAATGGTGATCGATCAGAATAATGCGCAAATCACCAATTGGCTGAGCAAGGCAAAACCTGGCAGCACACGGGATTTCGAAGTGGACACTCTCGGCGAGGTGACCGGCCGCAAGCTCACCAGAGAAGATTGGGAGAATAAGCTCCCGTCCAAGCCGGTGCTGGGCGCCAGAGTAGTCATTAGAGCCGATCCGGCCGCACCAAATGGGTATTATATCCTAACTAGCTTTCCTACTGGGATTGACGCAGCCACGTGGCTCCCTTAA
- a CDS encoding contact-dependent growth inhibition system immunity protein, protein MTQPDIFDDDAPWAERLPELRLLLEAYSSVPLQERFTDTPDSPSKAMRSYLRMATFYPGRAFRATAEILDTLKRGLDDPEVTADMDSMSRMIVPDGRTREDCLTAMIPHLVAFTEGGEQAAVQKPETRWEWRERFPNLGNLLGSYYHQDIGYVYGNNATSEVILADYFTTNWPYEVAAAVSEIDELLAMGSDEDFLEMATSMLGRQVRPSRGLSHGEWLSSITRDLRGRLQGVDYQPPAPPNPAYPAHDKRAWGR, encoded by the coding sequence ATGACACAGCCTGACATTTTCGATGACGACGCCCCGTGGGCCGAGAGGTTGCCGGAGCTGAGGCTCCTCCTCGAAGCTTATTCATCCGTGCCGCTCCAGGAACGGTTCACCGATACGCCGGACTCGCCCTCGAAGGCAATGCGTTCGTACCTGCGTATGGCCACCTTCTATCCGGGCCGGGCCTTCAGGGCCACTGCCGAGATCCTCGACACGCTCAAGCGTGGCCTGGACGACCCGGAGGTCACCGCGGACATGGACTCGATGTCGCGCATGATCGTTCCGGATGGCAGGACCCGTGAGGATTGCCTGACGGCGATGATCCCGCACCTGGTTGCCTTCACGGAAGGCGGTGAACAGGCCGCGGTTCAGAAGCCGGAGACCCGGTGGGAGTGGCGGGAACGCTTTCCCAATCTGGGCAACCTGCTTGGCAGCTACTATCACCAGGACATCGGCTACGTATACGGCAACAATGCGACCAGTGAAGTTATTCTCGCCGACTACTTCACCACAAATTGGCCCTACGAAGTAGCCGCTGCCGTGTCCGAGATCGACGAGCTGCTCGCGATGGGCTCCGACGAAGATTTTCTTGAAATGGCGACCTCAATGCTCGGCCGCCAGGTGCGCCCGTCGCGCGGGTTGTCACATGGAGAATGGCTGTCTTCGATCACCCGAGATCTACGGGGGCGACTGCAAGGCGTAGATTACCAGCCTCCGGCACCTCCGAACCCCGCATATCCGGCACACGACAAACGTGCCTGGGGACGTTGA
- a CDS encoding site-specific integrase, whose amino-acid sequence MVWTPAQTRRFLEHTTGHRLHALFVALAYTGMRRGEVCGLGWEDLDLHAGEADIHRQLLRIGTETIQGPPKTEAGNRPVALARPVTAALRHHRRAQQAERHAAGKAWTETGLVFTNPNGTALNPADVTGLFDRLVRDAALPPIRLHDLRHGAATHALDAGVPVKVVSDMLGHSSNHRHPGPVRHRHRPDSTRRRQRHRPAPPTMTACRGRFPAPASCRGKTASWWRGSSISMVL is encoded by the coding sequence ATGGTCTGGACCCCGGCCCAGACCCGACGCTTCCTGGAGCACACCACAGGACACCGGCTGCACGCGCTGTTCGTAGCGCTGGCGTACACCGGCATGCGCCGCGGTGAGGTCTGCGGCCTGGGCTGGGAGGACCTCGACCTGCACGCAGGCGAGGCTGACATCCATCGCCAGCTCCTGCGCATCGGCACCGAAACCATCCAGGGCCCGCCAAAGACCGAAGCCGGAAACCGCCCCGTCGCCTTGGCCCGACCGGTGACCGCAGCCTTGAGACACCACCGCCGCGCCCAACAGGCCGAGCGCCACGCGGCAGGCAAAGCATGGACCGAAACCGGGCTGGTATTCACCAACCCCAACGGCACCGCCCTGAACCCGGCCGATGTCACCGGCCTGTTCGACCGCCTGGTCCGCGACGCCGCCCTCCCACCGATCCGACTGCACGACCTCCGACACGGCGCCGCCACTCACGCCCTCGACGCCGGCGTCCCGGTCAAGGTCGTCTCCGACATGCTCGGCCACTCCAGCAATCACCGTCACCCTGGACCTGTACGCCACCGTCACCGACCGGACTCGACACGCCGCCGCCAACGCCATCGCCCGGCACCTCCGACGATGACGGCATGCCGCGGACGCTTTCCTGCCCCGGCAAGTTGCCGCGGCAAGACGGCGAGTTGGTGGCGTGGCAGCAGTATCTCGATGGTCTTGTGA
- a CDS encoding FtsX-like permease family protein — translation MAGLVGSAMPLMLVFGYIAVAVANTLVMTTLSRSREFALLRLVGATPKQVMRMMRTETLMVVLIAVVVGTAVPLLPLATVSLGLTGSPTPYVPPLLYFAIVAAASALAVSAILVPIRLALRARPIDAIGMRE, via the coding sequence ATGGCCGGCCTGGTCGGCAGCGCCATGCCGCTGATGCTGGTCTTCGGATACATCGCGGTGGCCGTCGCCAACACCCTGGTGATGACCACCCTGTCCCGCTCCCGGGAGTTCGCCCTGCTGCGCCTGGTCGGCGCCACCCCGAAGCAGGTGATGCGGATGATGCGCACGGAAACGCTCATGGTGGTCCTGATCGCGGTCGTGGTCGGCACCGCCGTGCCGCTGCTGCCGCTGGCGACGGTCAGCCTGGGCCTGACCGGTTCACCGACCCCGTATGTTCCACCCCTGCTGTACTTCGCGATCGTCGCGGCTGCCTCGGCGCTGGCGGTGTCAGCCATCCTGGTGCCGATACGGTTGGCGCTGCGTGCCCGGCCGATCGACGCCATCGGCATGCGCGAGTAG
- a CDS encoding TetR/AcrR family transcriptional regulator, whose amino-acid sequence MRQRWSRQTILDTAVELISGSERDELFSMRKLAAELGTDSSSLYRHFRNRTELMLAIVDHVLVQAMHDYRRQGTWRERLLDLILRSWDAYAALPQLAKDASHYPGTGPGSQMVIEETLQALTDAGVPEELIPEWYHRLVTLSVSLISAHAASQSSSLTEQKRRLETFRVITLGADPAEFPALGHFARRIEPIGFNRESFLATVELVLDAVPALQERT is encoded by the coding sequence ATGCGTCAGCGGTGGAGTAGGCAGACCATCTTGGACACTGCTGTGGAGCTGATTTCGGGCTCTGAGAGGGACGAGCTGTTCAGCATGCGCAAGCTCGCTGCCGAGCTGGGTACCGACTCCTCCAGCCTGTACCGCCACTTCCGCAACCGCACCGAGCTGATGCTCGCGATCGTGGACCATGTGCTGGTCCAGGCCATGCACGACTACCGGCGACAGGGGACCTGGCGTGAGCGGCTCCTCGACCTGATCCTGCGCTCATGGGATGCCTACGCCGCGCTGCCGCAACTGGCGAAGGACGCCAGCCACTATCCGGGCACCGGGCCCGGCAGCCAGATGGTGATCGAGGAGACCCTGCAAGCCCTCACCGACGCCGGCGTGCCCGAGGAACTCATCCCCGAGTGGTACCACCGACTGGTGACCTTGTCCGTGTCCCTGATCTCCGCGCACGCGGCCAGCCAATCTTCCAGCCTGACCGAGCAGAAGCGGAGACTGGAGACCTTCCGGGTGATCACGCTCGGCGCTGACCCGGCAGAATTTCCCGCCCTGGGCCACTTCGCTCGCCGGATCGAACCCATCGGGTTCAACCGCGAGAGCTTTCTCGCCACGGTCGAGTTGGTGCTGGACGCGGTGCCCGCGCTTCAAGAACGAACCTGA